The Leptospira barantonii genome includes a region encoding these proteins:
- a CDS encoding cyclic nucleotide-binding domain-containing protein, with amino-acid sequence MSTGIFQIVNFQKGSYIIVEGKKDSPSFFIIREGKVKIGRENPVVGEDPNSVQGPGDFFGVVAAMSQHAQIESAVALTDVSVIEVSYDQFGTLIQRNTPVAMKIIRYFSMKLRQFDQTITRLTFRSAVEEDPNELYNIGENYFNQKNSPHAAYAFQKYLQYLPNGPFATQAKLKLQTMNQPMQAPAIDLTKFNRMYADNEMIFCEHEPGRELYIIQNGKVKITKIVDKNEVLLAVLQNGDIFGEMALLDNKPRSASAIAWGNVQLLAINKANFEGMVKAQPQLATRLITLLSERIWTAYKQLANLMINDPQGRIADTLLTLVEKNRIKIAPKVSYNFEIGTKDLIKMVGLSYPKDENLVLDLLTKNKWIKLDQGKLSCTDLVELEKLVHIYRKKSQMENKLKKRA; translated from the coding sequence ATGTCCACAGGGATCTTCCAAATCGTTAATTTCCAGAAGGGCTCCTACATTATCGTAGAGGGCAAAAAGGATTCTCCTAGTTTCTTTATTATTCGAGAAGGGAAGGTCAAAATCGGCCGAGAAAACCCGGTTGTCGGTGAAGATCCGAATTCGGTTCAAGGTCCGGGAGACTTTTTCGGCGTCGTCGCCGCGATGAGTCAACACGCTCAGATCGAATCTGCAGTGGCGCTCACCGACGTTTCGGTGATCGAAGTGAGTTACGATCAATTCGGAACTCTCATCCAAAGAAATACTCCGGTAGCGATGAAAATCATTCGCTACTTCTCCATGAAACTCCGTCAGTTCGACCAGACGATCACTCGTCTTACCTTCCGCTCCGCTGTGGAAGAAGATCCGAACGAACTTTATAACATCGGAGAGAACTACTTCAATCAGAAGAATAGTCCACACGCGGCTTACGCGTTTCAAAAATATCTTCAGTATCTTCCGAACGGTCCGTTTGCGACTCAAGCCAAGCTGAAACTGCAAACGATGAACCAACCGATGCAGGCTCCTGCGATCGATCTCACGAAGTTCAATCGTATGTATGCGGACAACGAGATGATATTTTGCGAGCACGAACCGGGACGAGAACTTTATATCATTCAAAACGGCAAGGTAAAGATCACAAAGATCGTGGATAAGAACGAAGTGTTGCTCGCGGTTCTTCAGAACGGAGACATCTTCGGTGAGATGGCGCTTCTCGACAACAAACCGAGATCCGCTTCCGCGATCGCATGGGGAAACGTTCAACTTCTTGCGATCAACAAAGCAAACTTCGAAGGAATGGTGAAGGCTCAGCCTCAGCTCGCAACCCGTTTGATCACTCTTCTTTCGGAAAGGATTTGGACCGCTTACAAACAGCTCGCCAACTTGATGATCAACGATCCTCAGGGAAGAATCGCGGATACGTTATTGACTCTTGTTGAAAAGAATAGAATTAAAATCGCCCCTAAGGTTTCATATAACTTCGAAATCGGAACCAAAGACTTAATCAAAATGGTCGGTCTTTCTTATCCTAAGGACGAGAATTTGGTTTTGGATCTTTTGACCAAAAACAAATGGATCAAACTCGATCAGGGTAAACTGAGTTGTACGGATCTCGTGGAACTGGAAAAACTCGTTCATATCTATAGAAAAAAATCGCAGATGGAAAACAAACTCAAGAAAAGGGCATAA
- a CDS encoding SGNH/GDSL hydrolase family protein — translation MKFLRSGSRLPSDFRFRFVFVFQNILFFLFFFFANNCVGKEHEQQGLSALLPLVGPLLKVGIIGDSLSQRSDGFGLREKLGSRFTVTDYSVSGRDVPGWTQAIGTAFTEQQDVLILELGTNDVSGYPTDQFPNHYETLLGTIQSHTNSAILITILPPTIQAGYRANIFQINPYLRSLGSRYPTADMETVFLETEKTIPLYPTTDPIHPNPVGYDLMGTVYADTIRKFYVR, via the coding sequence ATGAAATTCTTGCGTTCAGGTTCGCGTTTGCCTTCGGACTTTCGCTTTCGTTTCGTTTTCGTATTTCAGAATATTCTATTTTTCTTATTCTTTTTCTTCGCGAATAACTGCGTGGGAAAAGAACACGAACAACAGGGTCTTTCCGCCTTGTTGCCCTTGGTCGGTCCTCTTTTAAAAGTGGGAATCATCGGAGATTCTCTTTCCCAAAGATCGGACGGTTTCGGTCTTCGAGAAAAACTCGGTTCCCGATTTACGGTAACGGATTATTCCGTTTCGGGTAGGGACGTTCCCGGTTGGACCCAAGCGATCGGGACTGCCTTTACGGAACAACAGGATGTTTTGATTTTAGAATTGGGAACCAACGACGTTTCCGGTTACCCCACGGATCAATTTCCGAATCACTACGAAACTCTTCTTGGAACGATTCAATCTCATACCAATTCTGCGATTCTAATCACCATTCTCCCCCCGACGATCCAGGCGGGTTATAGAGCCAATATCTTTCAGATCAATCCGTATTTGAGAAGTTTAGGTTCCCGTTATCCGACCGCCGATATGGAAACCGTATTTCTGGAAACGGAAAAGACGATTCCTTTGTATCCGACGACGGACCCGATTCACCCGAATCCGGTCGGATACGATTTGATGGGAACCGTCTATGCGGATACGATCCGAAAATTTTACGTTCGTTAA
- the sixA gene encoding phosphohistidine phosphatase SixA, with protein MKIIIARHGEAETTSLDGTDRSRLLTAKGETDVRKMANFLKTGFKISKIYHSPYERTKQTAKIYTDILKPEQETESLDYLEAGRDMSNVCPMIRDYSNSDTILLVGHSPDVSIFAEKLLGIGGVGKSFLFSPGSALAVNVPREKFLDGQIIWFICPDFLC; from the coding sequence ATGAAGATTATTATTGCTAGACATGGAGAAGCAGAAACGACTTCTCTGGACGGAACCGATCGTTCTAGGTTGCTCACCGCAAAGGGAGAAACCGACGTACGAAAGATGGCGAATTTTCTCAAGACCGGTTTCAAAATTTCAAAGATCTATCACAGTCCTTACGAAAGAACCAAACAAACCGCAAAAATTTATACGGACATTTTAAAACCCGAACAAGAAACGGAATCCTTGGATTATCTTGAAGCAGGACGGGACATGTCCAACGTTTGTCCGATGATCCGCGACTATTCCAACTCGGATACGATCTTGTTGGTCGGTCATAGTCCGGACGTTTCCATCTTTGCCGAAAAACTTTTGGGAATCGGCGGAGTCGGAAAAAGTTTTCTTTTTTCACCGGGTTCCGCGCTCGCCGTCAACGTTCCTCGAGAAAAATTTTTAGACGGTCAAATCATCTGGTTTATCTGTCCCGATTTTCTCTGCTAA
- a CDS encoding LIMLP_16025 family protein: MENKKLNDIINAGIGAVQTSREIFDKLVDDLNDGKEKIEERFDQLKAQGEKDMSDNALKLKVNLAWGLVRFEEIRDNILNHFIKK, from the coding sequence ATGGAAAACAAAAAATTAAACGACATAATCAATGCAGGAATCGGGGCCGTTCAAACTTCTCGCGAGATTTTTGATAAACTCGTGGATGATCTGAACGACGGCAAAGAAAAGATCGAAGAACGATTCGATCAACTGAAAGCCCAGGGCGAAAAGGACATGAGCGACAACGCCCTCAAACTGAAAGTCAACTTAGCTTGGGGATTGGTTCGGTTCGAAGAGATCCGGGACAATATCCTAAATCATTTTATTAAGAAATAA
- a CDS encoding DNA-3-methyladenine glycosylase family protein — translation MPSSSDSKSDSSKVLSSSVSAKSSDRENRLKKATDWLRKKDPITKRLIDGVGPCKLQTIGSPYQVLIKSVLGQQLSTKVALTFERRLIALAGSRKIPSPEQILEIPNSKMRGIGVSQAKTETIKRVAEAYNDRVITDSKLRKLEDLNVLELLCSLKGVGPWTAEMVLIFALDRWDHFSINDLILRKSVEKHYGISKDNKKEIVHLLKNYSPYRTILSWYLWADVDGGEGWN, via the coding sequence ATGCCCTCTTCTTCCGATTCCAAATCCGATTCTTCCAAAGTCTTATCGTCCTCCGTTTCCGCAAAATCTTCCGATCGGGAGAATCGTCTTAAAAAAGCGACCGACTGGCTTCGTAAAAAAGACCCGATCACAAAAAGACTGATCGACGGGGTCGGACCTTGTAAACTGCAAACGATCGGTTCTCCCTATCAGGTTTTGATCAAATCCGTTTTGGGTCAGCAACTTTCGACCAAGGTCGCTCTTACCTTTGAACGAAGATTGATCGCCCTGGCGGGAAGTAGAAAGATTCCTTCTCCCGAACAAATTCTCGAGATTCCGAATTCTAAGATGAGAGGAATCGGTGTTTCCCAGGCCAAAACCGAAACGATCAAACGCGTCGCAGAAGCGTATAACGATCGGGTGATTACGGATTCAAAACTTCGTAAATTAGAAGATTTGAATGTTCTGGAACTTCTTTGTTCTTTGAAGGGAGTCGGGCCTTGGACGGCGGAGATGGTTTTGATCTTTGCGTTGGATCGTTGGGATCATTTTTCGATCAACGATTTGATTCTTCGGAAGTCCGTCGAAAAACACTACGGGATTTCGAAGGACAACAAAAAAGAGATCGTTCACCTTTTGAAGAATTATTCTCCGTATCGTACGATTCTTTCCTGGTATCTTTGGGCCGATGTCGACGGCGGAGAAGGTTGGAATTGA
- a CDS encoding ArnT family glycosyltransferase: MSRKIFNLIPIQAVHWAFLGFIISLFIWVPFNQRLEFPPVWPDEVLFFSPAQDFAENGTLRTQVLEGLIPGMEETTLWMPPLYFFTGGFWMKYVFPGIVGLRLFTLTTAAFCILVFYGILNRIGFSPLSNLFSCLLLSTDLLYLRVGAMGRMEAVCLLFALASLFFLIRSAFDENPDPVGKIESFVSGIFLGLSFLSHPFGAVFGVPALFLLWKRKSLLAPLFWIGGMIPLGVWIVWLFPRFDLFLFQFGLQFGRKKELFSVFSILTKIKILIGGYENPGVRILFYIFLLAGIGINRRLLKEKFQRFLFLFIWIFGTLFFLFLSTEFYYVMYLTIPLSALGGILLEESDRKRVIYVASGLLFCNLIVLFLAYRKVGFLNPEFDLGKKFSEEIVSELKYSKKVYLQAIPDPYFRLRETYPNQKILEFIPGELPVPHEMFVSTLDSIDTFVFSEGTKRNEAVERYLIENSSSFYKRNVSVSPSTTRKLVRAQAEIYIRKKK, from the coding sequence ATGTCCCGGAAAATATTCAATCTAATCCCGATCCAAGCGGTCCACTGGGCCTTCTTGGGATTTATCATTTCCCTTTTCATCTGGGTTCCTTTCAATCAAAGGCTTGAATTTCCGCCCGTTTGGCCGGACGAAGTCCTATTCTTTTCACCAGCTCAGGATTTTGCGGAGAATGGAACCTTAAGAACGCAGGTTCTTGAAGGTTTGATTCCCGGTATGGAAGAAACCACGTTATGGATGCCTCCTCTGTATTTTTTTACGGGCGGCTTCTGGATGAAATACGTTTTTCCCGGAATCGTAGGGCTTCGGTTGTTCACCCTTACAACCGCGGCATTTTGTATATTGGTATTTTATGGAATTCTAAATCGAATCGGATTCTCTCCTCTTTCCAATTTGTTTTCCTGTCTTCTTCTTTCTACCGATCTTTTGTATCTGCGAGTAGGTGCGATGGGGAGAATGGAAGCGGTTTGTCTTTTATTCGCTTTGGCGAGTCTGTTTTTTTTAATCCGAAGTGCGTTCGACGAAAACCCCGATCCCGTCGGTAAGATAGAATCCTTTGTCTCGGGAATATTTCTCGGGCTTTCCTTTCTTTCGCATCCGTTCGGAGCCGTGTTCGGAGTTCCCGCATTGTTTCTTTTGTGGAAAAGAAAGTCGTTGCTCGCTCCTTTGTTTTGGATCGGAGGAATGATTCCGCTCGGAGTTTGGATCGTTTGGTTGTTTCCGAGATTCGATCTGTTTTTGTTTCAGTTCGGATTGCAGTTCGGAAGAAAGAAAGAATTGTTCTCCGTTTTTTCGATTCTAACCAAGATCAAAATTCTGATCGGAGGTTATGAAAATCCGGGCGTAAGAATTCTATTCTATATTTTTCTTTTGGCCGGAATCGGGATCAATCGAAGATTGTTGAAAGAAAAGTTTCAAAGGTTTTTGTTTCTTTTCATTTGGATTTTCGGAACACTTTTCTTTTTGTTTTTATCCACCGAATTTTATTACGTGATGTATCTCACGATCCCATTGTCCGCGTTAGGCGGAATTCTTTTGGAAGAATCCGATCGAAAACGGGTGATTTACGTCGCGTCCGGGCTTTTGTTCTGCAATTTGATCGTTTTGTTTTTGGCTTATCGAAAGGTGGGTTTTTTAAATCCCGAATTCGATCTTGGAAAGAAATTTTCGGAAGAGATTGTCTCGGAATTGAAGTATTCCAAAAAGGTTTATCTTCAAGCGATTCCCGATCCCTATTTCCGTCTTAGGGAAACGTATCCAAATCAAAAGATTTTGGAATTCATTCCGGGAGAATTGCCGGTTCCTCACGAAATGTTCGTTTCCACGTTGGATTCCATCGACACTTTCGTTTTCAGCGAAGGAACCAAACGCAACGAAGCGGTGGAACGTTATCTAATCGAAAATTCTTCCTCTTTTTACAAACGAAACGTTTCCGTTTCCCCGTCGACGACTCGAAAACTCGTACGCGCTCAGGCCGAAATTTATATTCGGAAGAAAAAATGA
- a CDS encoding arylesterase, producing the protein MKQPNLPKQNPKCRNSFKFYLGTILLITLNITNCGAEIKAVGPSGAACTKIEGLPGPEDLAIDSEEKILYVSSHERRIKDQTGKIFAIDLKNPSATPQEISVKYPPDFRPHGVSLLKTKDVYRLYVISHPKIYEVHTIEIFERKGKDWSHVGTLTDPLITSPNDLFVVSENEIYLSNDHGAGGVVRYLWDDLFKFKRAEISYYDGKTWSNLGNPLSFGNGILYTKDSQGKELLYRSGFSDKTVFQFPITREQGKPVLGEPKSILLSSGPDNLELDPQGRIFVVGHPSVYKFLRHLRNADYLAPTQVYRISSDGSSQEIFATSGDLISAGSTAIPYDGRLYIAQVFNPFILNCEYNNSSK; encoded by the coding sequence ATGAAACAACCCAATTTGCCAAAACAAAACCCGAAATGTAGGAACTCCTTCAAATTCTATTTAGGAACCATTCTCCTTATCACCTTAAACATCACAAACTGCGGGGCCGAAATCAAGGCCGTCGGTCCATCCGGCGCGGCTTGCACCAAAATCGAAGGACTTCCCGGTCCCGAAGACCTGGCCATCGACTCGGAGGAAAAGATTCTTTATGTCTCAAGCCATGAAAGAAGAATCAAAGACCAGACCGGAAAGATCTTTGCGATCGATTTGAAAAATCCTTCCGCTACGCCCCAGGAAATTTCCGTGAAATATCCGCCGGACTTCCGACCACACGGAGTAAGCCTTCTCAAAACGAAGGACGTCTACAGACTCTACGTAATCTCTCACCCGAAAATCTACGAAGTCCACACGATCGAAATCTTCGAACGCAAAGGAAAAGATTGGTCTCATGTGGGAACTCTTACAGATCCGCTGATCACAAGCCCGAACGACCTATTCGTAGTTTCCGAAAACGAAATCTATCTTTCGAACGACCACGGAGCCGGAGGAGTCGTACGTTATCTTTGGGACGATTTGTTCAAATTCAAACGCGCTGAAATTTCCTACTACGACGGAAAGACTTGGTCGAACCTCGGGAACCCTCTCTCGTTCGGAAACGGAATCCTCTATACGAAAGATTCTCAGGGAAAGGAACTCTTATACAGATCCGGTTTTTCCGACAAAACCGTTTTCCAATTTCCGATCACAAGGGAACAAGGCAAACCCGTATTAGGCGAACCGAAATCGATTCTTCTCAGTTCCGGACCGGACAATCTTGAGTTGGATCCACAGGGTAGAATTTTCGTCGTCGGTCATCCTTCCGTATATAAATTCTTGAGACACTTACGAAACGCGGATTATCTCGCGCCTACTCAGGTGTATCGAATTTCTTCGGACGGAAGTTCTCAGGAAATTTTTGCGACGTCCGGAGATTTGATTTCGGCGGGAAGCACCGCGATTCCATACGATGGAAGATTGTATATCGCGCAGGTATTCAATCCGTTCATTCTCAATTGCGAATATAACAATTCTAGCAAATAG
- a CDS encoding tyrosine-type recombinase/integrase has protein sequence MTINEKNSEITGNKKILTNLEIKRLIDECRNNPNHYVWIRFLFLFGLKQEELVSIRVIDVNLKERILRIRGFQRRKDRYLDVPLCLLKDFYGAIQGRMPEEYLFPGMHGRLHPKTIQKLLQKLKRKTGIEVNIPKIRETIAVRMDANGNSIRFIGEYLGFKTRRATYKLIGKKSKPEPVKIFSWEEIIDIGA, from the coding sequence ATGACCATAAATGAAAAGAATTCCGAGATAACCGGAAATAAAAAAATTCTCACCAATCTCGAAATCAAACGGTTGATCGACGAATGTAGAAACAACCCCAATCATTACGTTTGGATTCGATTTCTGTTTCTATTCGGATTAAAACAGGAAGAGTTGGTTTCAATACGAGTGATCGACGTAAACCTAAAGGAAAGAATATTAAGAATCCGTGGTTTTCAGCGGAGAAAGGATCGTTATCTGGACGTTCCACTTTGTCTGTTGAAGGATTTTTACGGTGCGATTCAAGGGAGAATGCCCGAGGAATATTTATTTCCTGGAATGCACGGTAGGCTACATCCGAAAACGATTCAGAAACTTCTTCAAAAATTAAAACGAAAGACAGGAATCGAAGTGAACATTCCGAAAATAAGAGAGACGATAGCCGTTCGTATGGACGCGAATGGAAACTCAATCCGATTTATCGGCGAGTATCTCGGATTTAAAACAAGGCGCGCTACCTATAAGTTGATTGGGAAAAAATCGAAACCCGAACCGGTAAAAATATTTTCTTGGGAAGAAATTATAGATATCGGAGCTTAA
- a CDS encoding STAS domain-containing protein: MEIKTKKIGKHTLVALNGRLDIGHSDEVEAKLLDDVQSGQGDILINLENISYISSSGIRIFVGMVRELEKQGRKLKLCCITPPVKKVFDVVELLDLFEVYETESSALDSLT; this comes from the coding sequence TTGGAAATTAAAACGAAAAAGATCGGTAAGCACACTCTGGTTGCGCTCAATGGTAGGCTGGATATCGGACATTCAGACGAAGTCGAAGCGAAGTTACTAGACGATGTTCAGTCCGGACAGGGCGATATCTTAATCAACCTGGAAAATATCTCTTACATTTCATCCTCTGGGATTCGTATCTTTGTCGGTATGGTCAGAGAATTGGAAAAGCAGGGAAGAAAGTTGAAACTTTGTTGTATCACTCCTCCCGTAAAAAAAGTATTCGATGTGGTTGAACTTTTAGATCTGTTTGAAGTTTACGAAACAGAAAGTTCCGCTCTCGATTCGCTTACCTAA
- a CDS encoding LIC10235 family protein, producing the protein MKPKKISNDDLESLVTGVKSQSLEAVGNYLYKGFRIQVSKYNLSGAERVQLLYQRRRNNGLCIVCGNKVSKKNPSSGKLYRLCEHHRKTIDKKK; encoded by the coding sequence ATGAAACCAAAAAAAATTTCGAACGACGATCTTGAGTCCCTGGTAACAGGTGTTAAATCTCAATCCTTAGAAGCAGTGGGGAATTATCTATATAAAGGATTCAGAATACAGGTTAGTAAATATAATCTGTCCGGAGCTGAAAGAGTTCAACTTCTCTATCAAAGAAGAAGAAACAACGGCCTTTGTATCGTATGCGGAAATAAAGTCTCCAAAAAGAACCCTTCCTCGGGCAAACTTTATAGGCTTTGCGAACACCACCGCAAGACAATCGATAAGAAAAAGTAA